From Brevundimonas vesicularis:
GGTCAGCTCCTCCAGATCCTCCTGGCGGAAGGTCTTGCGCGGCTGGTCCGGATTGGGTTTCAGGCTTTCGATAGGCACGCGTTGCACGCCGGCAGGCACAGGCGCGTCAGATGCGACCGGCGCCTCGGCGTCCTGCCCCATCAACGCAGACAGGCCGCGGCCCAGACCTCTTTGTCGTTCAGCCAAGATACTGTTCCGTTTCTAATAAACTCAGGCGGCCAGCTTCAGGCGCTGGCGTTCGCGCTTCACCACTTCCTTGGCCAGCCGCAGATAGGCCTGGCTGCCGGCGCACTTCAGATCATAGATCAGCGCGGGCTTGCCGAACGACGGCGCCTCGGCGACGCGGACGTTACGCGGGATGACGCTCTCATAAACCTTGTCGCCGAAGTGAGCGCGCACGTCGTTGGCCACCTGGCTCGACAGGGCGCTACGACGATCGAACATCGTCAGGACCAGGCCCTGGATTTCCAGCGACGGGTTGAGGCTGTGCTTGACCATGTCGATGGTGCGCATCAGCTGGCTCAAACCTTCCAGGGCGAAGAACTCGCATTGCAGCGGCACCAACACTGCATCCGCCGCCGCCATCGCGTTCAGCGTCAGCAGGTTCAGCGACGGCGGGCAGTCGATAAGCACATAGTCATACGCGGTAGGGCCGTCGTCGTGCGCGCGGAGAGCATCACGCAGCCGATAGGACCGGCGATCCGCTTGACTCAGTTCGATCTCAACGCCCGACATGTCCGCGTCGGCCGGGACGATCCACAAACCCGGCACGGTCGTCTGCACTGAGGCATCCGCGATGGAGCGCTGGTCAACGACGACATCATAGA
This genomic window contains:
- a CDS encoding ParA family protein, which gives rise to MPAQRARKPARVLAVSNQKGGVGKTTTAINLGTALAAIGERVLIVDMDPQGNASTGLGVPRETRRVTIYDVVVDQRSIADASVQTTVPGLWIVPADADMSGVEIELSQADRRSYRLRDALRAHDDGPTAYDYVLIDCPPSLNLLTLNAMAAADAVLVPLQCEFFALEGLSQLMRTIDMVKHSLNPSLEIQGLVLTMFDRRSALSSQVANDVRAHFGDKVYESVIPRNVRVAEAPSFGKPALIYDLKCAGSQAYLRLAKEVVKRERQRLKLAA